One region of Gorilla gorilla gorilla isolate KB3781 chromosome 15, NHGRI_mGorGor1-v2.1_pri, whole genome shotgun sequence genomic DNA includes:
- the LOC129526568 gene encoding LOW QUALITY PROTEIN: unconventional myosin-Vb-like (The sequence of the model RefSeq protein was modified relative to this genomic sequence to represent the inferred CDS: substituted 1 base at 1 genomic stop codon), with translation MTMNGMEKNKNTLKATEDLHEEAAQALAQSERKRHEFNRQVTVQWKEKDFQGMLECHKEGEALLILNLVTDLKPQMLLDTVPCLPAYILYMCIRLADQTNDDLKVHTLMTSTTNGIKKVLKKHSDDFEMTSFLLSNTCHLLHCLKPYSGDEGFMTQNTAKHNEHCLKNFDFTEYRQVLSDLSIQIYQQLFKIAEGVLQPMIVSAMLENESIQGLSGVKPTGSQKHSCSMADEDNSYRLEAIIRQMNAFHTVTCDQGLDPEIILQVFKQLFYMINAVTLNDLLLQKDVCSWSTGMQLRYNISELEEWLWGRNLHRSGVVQTMEPLIQAAQLLQLKKKTQEDAEAICCLCASLSTQQIVKILNLXPPLNEFEEQVTAAFIQTIQAQLQEQNDPQQLLLDAKQMFPVLFPFHPSSLTMESIPACLNLEFLSEVDACLV, from the coding sequence CTCTAAAAGCAACTGAAGATTTACATGAAGAAGCTGCCCAGGCGTTGGCCCAGAGTGAGAGGAAGCGCCATGAGTTCAACAGGCAGGTCACAGTTCAGTGGAAAGAAAAGGATTTCCAGGGCATGTTGGAGTGCCACAAAGAGGGCGAGGCCCTCCTCATCCTCAACCTGGTGACAGACTTGAAGCCCCAGATGCTGTTGGACACAGTGCCCTGTCTCCCTGCCTACATCCTCTACATGTGCATCCGGCTCGCGGACCAAACCAACGATGATCTCAAGGTGCACACCCTGATGACCTCCACCACCAACGGCATTAAGAAAGTCTTGAAGAAACACAGTGATGACTTTGAGATGACGTCATTCTTGTTATCCAACACCTGCCACCTTCTTCACTGTCTGAAGCCGTACAGCGGGGATGAGGGCTTCATGACTCAGAATACTGCAAAGCACAACGAACACTGCCTTAAGAACTTTGACTTCACCGAATACCGTCAGGTACTGAGCGACCTTTCCATTCAGATCTACCAGCAGCTCTTTAAAATTGCCGAGGGTGTGTTACAGCCGATGATAGTTTCTGCCATGTTGGAAAATGAAAGCATTCAGGGTCTATCTGGTGTGAAGCCCACTGGCTCCCAGAAGCACTCCTGCAGCATGGCAGATGAGGATAACTCATACCGCCTGGAAGCTATCATCCGCCAGATGAATGCCTTTCATACAGTCACGTGTGACCAGGGCTTGGACCCTGAGATCATCCTGCAGGTATTCAAACAGCTCTTCTACATGATCAACGCAGTGACTCTTAATGACCTGCTCCTGCAGAAGGACGTCTGCTCTTGGAGCACAGGCATGCAACTCAGGTACAATATAAGTGAGCTTGAGGAGTGGCTTTGGGGAAGAAACCTTCACCGGAGTGGAGTAGTTCAGACCATGGAACCTCTGATCCAAGCAGCCCAGCTCCTgcaattaaagaagaaaacccaggagGATGCAGAGGCCATCTGCTGCCTGTGTGCCTCTCTCAGCACCCAGCAGATTGTCAAAATTTTAAACCTTTAGCCTCCCCTGAATGAATTTGAAGAACAGGTAACAGCGGCCTTTATACAAACGATCCAGGCACAACTGCAAGAGCAGAATGACCCTCAGCAACTGCTATTAGATGCCAAGCAAATGTTtcctgttttgtttccatttcatcCATCTTCCCTAACCATGGAGTCAATCCCAGCATGTCTCAATCTGGAGTTCCTCAGTGAAGTAGATGCATGTTTAGTCTGA